Proteins encoded within one genomic window of Erinaceus europaeus chromosome 13, mEriEur2.1, whole genome shotgun sequence:
- the LOC107523600 gene encoding zinc finger protein 709-like: MAVSWGSVTYEDVAVIFTQEEWALLSPSEKKLYRDVMCENLRNFLSLEKVQEHSTKEQHNLHGSKQSNTAVKISECKRSQNGRKSQECDIYNKLFTYSIHLQQHERIHSREKPSECKLCSKTFSCSSHLRAHERTHSGEKPYECKLCSKRFSSSTYLRTHNRIHSGEKPYECKLCSKTFRQYTHLRVHERTHSGEKPYECKLCGKTFSDFGTLSKHKRIHSGEKPYECKLCSKTFRQYSHLQSHEQTHSGEKPYECKQCSKTFSSSTYLQTHKKIHSGEKPYECKLCSKTFRRFSHLQSHEQTHSGEKPYECKQCSKTFRCSASLQAHQRIHSGEKPYECKQCRKTFGCSGSLQRHQSIHSGEKPYECKLCSKTFRLSSNLRAHERIHSGEKPYECKECSKTFSHPNSLREHERIHSGEKPYECKECSKTFSRSSSLQKHERIHSGEKPYECKLCSKTFRQYNHLQSHEQTHSGEKPYECKLCSKTFSCSSSLQKHERIHSREKPYECKQCSKTFSSSSHLQKHERTHSAEKPYECKQ; the protein is encoded by the exons ggctcagtgacctatgaagatgtagctgtgatattcactcaagaggagtgggcactattgagtccttcagagaagaaactctacagagatgtgatgtgtgaaaacttgaggaactttctttcacTAG aaaaagtACAAGAACATTCCACCAAAGAGCAGCATAACTTGCATGGgagtaaacaaag TAATACAGCAGTGAAAATCTCTGAGTGCAAAAGAAGTCAAAATGGTAGAAAATCTCAAGAATGTGACATATAcaacaaattattcacttattctattcatcttcaacaacatgaaagaattcacagtagagagaaaccctctgaatgtaaactatgtagtaaaacattcagttgttccagtcatcttcgggcacatgaaagaactcacagtggagagaaaccctatgaatgtaaactatgtagtaaaagatTCAGTTCTTCCACTTATCTTCGGACACATaacagaattcacagtggagagaaaccctatgaatgtaaactatgtagtaaaacattcagacaATACACTCATCTTcgggtacatgaaagaactcacagtggagagaaaccctatgaatgtaaactgtgtggtaaaacattcagtgatttTGGTACTCTTTCGAAACATAAAAGaattcatagtggagagaaaccctatgaatgtaaactatgtagtaagacATTCAGGCAGTACAGTCATCTTCAGAGTCATGAacaaactcacagtggagagaaaccctatgaatgtaaacagtgtagtaaaacattcagttcttccacTTATCTTCAGACACATAaaaaaattcacagtggagagaaaccctatgaatgtaaactatgtagtaaaacattcaggcgaTTCAGTCATCTTCAGAGTCATGAACAaactcatagtggagagaaaccctatgaatgtaaacagtgtagtaaaacattccgttGTTCTGCTAGTCTTCAGGCAcatcaaagaattcacagtggagagaaaccctatgaatgtaaacagtgtagaaaAACATTTGGTTGTTCCGGTAGTCTTCAGAGACATCAAagtattcacagtggagagaagccctatgaatgtaaactatgtagtaaaacattcaggctgTCCAGTAATCTTCgagcacatgaaagaattcacagtggagagaaaccctatgaatgtaaagaatgtagtaaaacattcagtcatcCTAATAGTCTTCgggaacatgaaagaattcacagtggagagaaaccctatgaatgtaaagaatgtagtaaaacattcagtcgttCTAGTAGTcttcaaaaacatgaaagaattcacagtggagagaaaccctatgaatgtaaactatgtagtaaaacattcaggcaatacAATCATCTTCAGAGTCATGAACAAACTCatagtggagagaagccctatgaatgtaaactatgtagtaaaacattcagttgttccagtagtcttcaaaaacatgaaagaattcatagtagagagaaaccctatgaatgtaaacagtgtagtaaaactttCAGTTCTTCAAGTCATcttcagaaacatgaaagaactcacagtgcagagaagccatatgaatgtaaacaatga